A stretch of Spirochaetaceae bacterium DNA encodes these proteins:
- a CDS encoding CRISPR-associated DxTHG motif protein, translating into MAMTATNTDEPAVREHLLLTVLGTAPQDARYTLHDKEVSARLAPKALLDLLPGTSCPDRVLALCTVEAERDSWPLLEEALAGQCPPDRVEIRSGSAQADVETFLATLTEAVPEGADLTVDITHGLRHFSFLTYVGVLYLAALRGVAIRGAYYGLWRPKPEPSPFFDLRPLLELPRWFHALQVLRETGSALPMAGLLDDGSSSPSNQSARTCARDLKYLSAAYLSGLPLELGWQARKFREQRRRPLRRLLQEHGLPLEQKLLDLLDGVLQPLALTRTVSGDGWKLRVGLTEEELRRQACVIDDLLRRESYATAFGLMSEWTVSWVAWVRGNGVQDWLNFSTIRRSASTVLAAIAAAYTDFLLHDALTEEQRALASFWRQLTELRNGYAHHGMRPQPLVGDRRAHSTQRNVVRYWTSLKALPTFRLSLGESSGGRILVSPIGKRPGVLFSALHACQAVGDSREPELSLVICSHDTQELIGDVLQHAAYAGKVEPLLLADAFAGGPQEIERLAHAARRHLLGAEEVLVNVTGGTTLMGLAAERIAGEARALACPVRRFGLIDRRPPSEQDADPYRTGEPFWLDAREDDDH; encoded by the coding sequence ATGGCCATGACTGCTACTAACACGGACGAGCCCGCCGTCCGGGAGCACCTGCTGTTGACCGTGCTCGGGACGGCGCCGCAAGATGCGCGTTACACGCTCCATGATAAGGAAGTCAGCGCTCGTCTCGCGCCGAAAGCCCTCTTAGACCTGCTGCCGGGAACATCGTGTCCCGATCGCGTACTGGCGCTATGCACGGTGGAAGCGGAGCGGGACAGCTGGCCGCTGCTCGAAGAGGCGTTGGCCGGACAGTGCCCTCCAGACCGGGTCGAGATTCGGTCCGGAAGTGCGCAGGCGGACGTGGAGACATTCCTCGCTACGCTTACCGAAGCGGTCCCCGAGGGAGCGGATCTCACCGTGGACATAACGCACGGCTTGCGGCACTTCTCGTTTCTGACCTACGTCGGCGTCCTGTACCTGGCTGCGCTCCGCGGAGTGGCGATACGCGGGGCGTACTACGGTTTGTGGAGACCGAAGCCGGAGCCGAGCCCGTTTTTCGATCTGCGCCCGCTACTGGAACTGCCCCGCTGGTTTCATGCGCTGCAGGTGTTGCGCGAAACCGGGAGCGCCCTGCCAATGGCCGGGCTACTCGACGACGGCTCTTCCAGCCCTTCCAACCAGTCGGCTCGCACGTGCGCCCGCGACCTGAAGTATCTGTCGGCCGCGTACCTCTCCGGCCTCCCGCTTGAGCTCGGTTGGCAGGCACGGAAGTTCCGCGAGCAACGGCGCAGACCGCTGCGTAGACTGCTGCAAGAACATGGACTACCGCTTGAGCAGAAGCTGCTCGACCTCCTGGACGGAGTGCTCCAGCCGCTGGCTCTCACCCGTACCGTGTCGGGCGATGGATGGAAGCTGCGCGTCGGTCTCACCGAGGAAGAACTGAGACGTCAAGCTTGTGTGATCGACGATTTGCTGCGGCGCGAGAGCTACGCCACGGCGTTCGGTCTGATGAGCGAGTGGACGGTGTCATGGGTCGCCTGGGTCCGTGGCAATGGGGTGCAAGACTGGCTCAACTTCTCTACCATACGAAGGAGCGCGTCCACCGTGCTCGCCGCGATTGCGGCTGCCTATACCGACTTCTTGCTTCATGACGCGTTGACTGAAGAACAGCGAGCGCTTGCCTCTTTCTGGCGTCAGCTCACCGAGCTGCGCAACGGGTACGCGCACCACGGAATGCGACCGCAGCCGCTGGTAGGCGACAGAAGAGCGCACAGCACGCAGCGTAATGTAGTTCGCTACTGGACTTCCCTCAAAGCGCTTCCGACGTTCCGGCTTTCGCTTGGCGAGTCTTCCGGTGGACGGATTTTGGTGAGCCCCATCGGCAAGCGGCCCGGCGTGCTGTTCAGCGCATTGCACGCATGTCAGGCCGTGGGCGACAGCCGAGAGCCGGAGTTGAGCCTGGTCATCTGCTCGCATGATACGCAAGAGCTGATCGGGGACGTATTGCAGCATGCCGCGTATGCCGGCAAGGTAGAGCCATTGCTCCTCGCCGACGCGTTCGCCGGGGGGCCGCAAGAGATCGAACGCTTGGCGCACGCTGCACGCCGTCACCTTCTCGGCGCCGAAGAGGTACTCGTGAACGTCACCGGTGGAACGACGCTCATGGGCCTCGCGGCAGAGAGGATAGCCGGTGAAGCGCGCGCGCTCGCCTGCCCG